A single window of Solanum dulcamara chromosome 5, daSolDulc1.2, whole genome shotgun sequence DNA harbors:
- the LOC129888945 gene encoding F-box protein SKIP19-like → MNRKGKVKGKSNSRPVVKKPPWVELPEGIWTNILHRLGAVEILETAEKVCSKWRRVCKDPSMWRVIDMWNLGDLSEMDYDLEVMCRHAVDRSQGEVVDINLQYFATGELLEYIAERSGKLKRLSIACCYGMVCESLVEVVQKLPLLEELSLTHTDITIEGIEALGRSCPRLKSFELNNSLYMGSGDYFDNEDVRNEEALAIAKNLPTLHHLQLIGNRMTINGVEAILNNCPHLVSLDLRLCRYVILNKVLSNRISGQIKDLKHPHDLLADLEFSFEARGEDDEVQMADDY, encoded by the exons ATGAACAGAAAGGGAAAAGTAAAAGGTAAAAGCAACAGCCGGCCTGTGGTGAAAAAGCCGCCATGGGTGGAACTTCCCGAAGGTATATGGACGAATATACTACACAGGCTTGGTGCTGTAGAGATACTGGAGACAGCTGAGAAAGTGTGCAGTAAGTGGAGGCGAGTGTGTAAGGATCCTTCAATGTGGCGAGTCATTGACATGTGGAACCTTGGAGACCTCTCTGAAATGGATTACGACTTAGAGGTAATGTGCCGACATGCTGTTGATCGCAGCCAAGGTGAAGTCGTTGATATCAATTTGCAGTACTTTGCCACTGGTGAGTTGCTTGAGTACATAGCTGAAAG ATCAGGAAAACTGAAAAGACTTAGCATTGCATGTTGCTATGGTATGGTATGTGAGAGCTTGGTTGAAGTAGTTCAAAAGCTCCCATTGTTAGAGGAGCTGAGTTTGACACACACAGACATCACGATAGAAGGCATTGAAGCTCTTGGACGCTCTTGCCCACGGTTGAAGTCGTTTGAACTAAATAACTCATTGTATATGGGATCAGGTGATTACTTTGATAACGAAGATGTAAGAAATGAAGAGGCTCTAGCTATTGCTAAAAACCTTCCTACCTTGCACCACCTTCAACTCATTGGAAACAGGATGACAATTAACGGCGTCGAGGCTATTCTTAATAATTGTCCTCATCTTGTATCACTTGACTTACGGCTGTGCAGATATGTTATCCTCAACAAAGTCTTGAGTAATAGAATTTCTGGGCAGATTAAAGATCTGAAGCATCCTCACGACTTGCTCGCAGATCTTGAATTTTCGTTTGAGGCTCGTGGGGAGGATGATGAAGTTCAGATGGCTGATGATTACTGA